The genomic DNA aaaacaccactGCAGGCTGTTACAATGGTAAAGATTAACACAGTGGAAGGGCGATACAGGAGTGTAACAACAAAGGGACGAGCACAGATAGAATGGTATTtcaaagggaaagcagaagtgcTCATCCATCTCCAAAGATCGAGGCTCACAGGAAGGACTCCACCAAGGAGGGATCCCCAGCCAGAGccccttccccagtggcagtcagcccttcaatgaggtctaagagctgcagccaggctccgtCCCTTCTGGCCCCACAGCTGAACtgcttcacctgtgctcccagggctgaccaggtcctttccccagctcctcaatcagtgcttcaggacgtgactcagcagttcccataaaCAGGTATACATCTCTGCAGCCTATAGGCAATAACTTAATCATCATTAATAACAATGTCTCATTAATAATAATCACAGGCTCACTTTGACAGAGGAGACTGATTCCACTCCTTCCACTGCTCTACAGACAGCATGCCTGGGACCCAGCATACCACATGAGGCCATCTGTACATCTGAAAACCAGTGGCATTACTTTCCTCTACTAATGAGAAGCCTTCAAACAGAATAGTTGAGCTTACATGACACAAGGCAGTGTGAGCAGACAGCTCTGGGAGAACCAAGATGGAGCTGGAAAGACGTGGAGCATGGCCTCCTGCACTAAGTCATCCTTAAGTGCAGGACCATCAGGTTACTGATCATCTCAAGCTTCTGCTCCTCAGAACAGAGGAGCTCCCAAACTCTTATCATACAGAGCAATACCAATCTTCTGCTGACCAAGTACGTTTCACTCAGTCTCAAAAAAGCTGAAGTGATTCGAGAGAAAATAGCCTAGATTTTGACAATTCTCCAGGCTAAAGCTAGCTGACCTGCACTTGGAAGAGCCACATTACCCTCAGAAACTTTAATGGCAGCTCTGACACCACTGACTGTATCAGGTGACACATCACAATGGTGTTGACTAAACCTAGAGagtaaataattacaaaattgGGAGAAAACAAGCCAACAGGGACTGCTAGGGATGACACCGCTACTCCATTCAAAAATATAGCCACACACACAGTGCAGACACATCCGAATGAAGGTGGCAGGGATGCCCTCACAACAGCCATGTTCATGTCCTGCCTGCTTATCTCTGCTAACATTCTGACATCACCAATAGATGTCCCTTGGTCACTGAAGACCTACAGCTTGCAGTGATCAGGAAAGCTAATCTCCGTAAACGCACACCTCGTGAGACAACAAACCAAGCTTCGTGCAGGTATCAAGAGTTAACAAAACCCAAGATTCACATTTCCCACTCCAGACCCCAAGAACTCCTTCAGCATGCTGAGGACGGCACACTTCAGTACTCAGAAAGGTGACCCACGAAGCCATCAACTAAATCCTGTACAATCTCATGTTCCTCTGGATGCCCCCATCCATTAATTTACTATCAAATCCACAATGCGTTGCTTTGCAGGTAGTAAGACATGAGACTGCATACAATTAGCATTggtagaaaaaaatccaaaacagaaaagcaatcagAAGAGCTTGAATGGAGGCAACAAGGTTGCATGGATATTCCTCCAGGATGTGAGACATCCATTTCACACAAGATAGCAACTACCTCACCAGATACACACCTGACCGGTACGCATTTGCAGATGcacagctaagaaaaaaaaaaaacacccaactttttgaatgaaatgaaaatgactcCAGTGATTCCCCTTTTCTCGCTTCTTTCAAGAAACACACCTAAGCATCCTCCCCCCTGTAACCAAATCAACACAGaacaacaggaaacaaacattttccCGCATTCACACTGCCAAGCACTCCATAACTCGAAACTATACCCACTGAGAACAACGACAAGCAACAACAGCAAGACAGGCACAAGGTCTCATGGACTCCATGGATATGCAGTCAGCACTTTTATTAAGGTGCAGTATGACAAAAGGcacaaagagaatgaaagatgACCCCAACAAGCTCCAGAAGATGATTTATTGACAAATACCTCAGATTCCTCCAATAGCGTGAATGAAGGATGGACAACGCGCAGCACGACTGTGCCACGGCCTGTCAAGGCAGCAAAACCTTACGGTGCCAGAATTGTACTGGGATTCAACATGCAAGCATTCAGACTTTGCTGAAGGAAGGAACTGAGGCCATGGATCAGTTGTGTTTACTGACAAGCGCTAATGAAGAACCATACAATCAAAATACGAATAGGATTAAGAATTCAGAACTGTAAGACATAGTAAGCAATGTGCTATAAAATCTGTCTCAATATCAGGAAGGATCTTGAAATTAACACTATGaaccatttaaaatattcagaaaatcaGTCTCAGGTAACCATGAAGCTACTGCATAGCAAAATGCCACTAACAGTAAAGTTGGACAGAACTCCGCATTTCAGAGATGTTTCACTGCACAAGACAACGAACACAGAGGACATCCATATCATCTGGGAATAGCACACCTGAAATTTAACTTTATCTGGCTTAGAACCTCTTTCAAAGTAGCAAGCCTTGTTTTCCAGGGTTAATTAACACTTTTCCTTCCATACAGAACATACATATGTTCTCGCTCCTTCCACGCCAACACAAATAGCTGTGCAAATTATAAAAGCAATCGCCTCTGTAGCAATCGCACAGGTCAACATGACAGGAAAAGGTGTTTCACCAGAGGTGTAATGACAGTAGGATTGGCACAATAGAGAGGTGCTatgaagggaagaagattgaTCACCAttatcagaagattccaggtttgCAGAGGAGAGCTTCACCAAGGAGGCATCTCCAACCAGAGccccttccccagtggcagccagcccttcaatgaggtctaagagctgcagccaggctccgtCCCTTCTGGCCCCACAGCTGAACtgcttcacctgtgctcccagggctgaccgggTCTTTTCCCCAGCTcctcaatcagtgcttcaggctgtgactcagttACTGTACAATGACTAATGGGATGTTTactaacaacaaaaatgaactgTGCCTCAAACACTAAGCAAAGCTCAACCTGAAGAACATTTTGTAGATCAAGAACCCCATCATCTTATCTCTCTTTTCCACAGTTTGACTGAGgaacacagctgaactgccttcacctgcgcctccaggtgctcaatcagcaGTGCAGGCCCTGACTTCACAGCTCCCATTCAACctctttcctcattttgtttacagcagaagcaCTCCATGCCATTTGTTTGCTACCAATACAGTCCAGAAATCAGGGATTATCCCTGAATACCTGACAAGAACCTAACAGTAGgaacaacagattttttttcatactttatCAGTTTGAAGGCCTTATTCTTTAAGGCCTGCTTTACCCAATAGCCAGTTATATAAGAAAAGAGTTAGATATCTAACTCAGATTAGCTCCTGTGGCTGGACAATTGGTGCCTAAATTCCTCCCTCTCCAGCTCAGTTAATTCTTCACCAAACCAACCAGGAAGGTATTCCTCCTTCATGCAACTCATTCTTGGTAAACTacccaaacaaaataaaaaaaaacaaaacacatcaaccagcaaaacaaaaatcataacatattaaaatcattttactATACATTATGTTTCCAAACAGGTACTTTCTCCTCCCTTGCAGCCCTTTATTAGGTATGTTTGTACTGTTTTAAGTTTGAAGAGTTTACTATCCCCAAAATATTTAAGTATAGAACCTTACTACAAACCTACTTGAGAATACCACAGTATTCAAAGGCAGCTGTTCAGCAATTAACATCTTATGTCTGCAAGCAGCACAAGACCCACGCAAAATACTCAAGTGCTTCAGTCAACCTACATTCAGCTATCAGGAAATTAAGTCTCAAGACCCATGAGCCTTGAACATGCTACCAACTTGAGCTCTACCCCTCTGGAATCTCTTCAGACATGTTAGCCTATGCCTTACTACTAATAAAaccaaggatttttttttaattactctttCACTATATTAATGAACACTCAAAAACAAGCGGTCAGAAAGTCACTGCTTAAGAACTTCTTCAGGACAGAACATCAGTTTTCAATTCCTTAAGGTCTGGCAATGGACAAAGCCCACTGAGGCTCACAGAACTGCCCAGAGCACAATGTGGCTGTCCAGGGGACACAGCCTACGCCTTCTCTTCCAATAAGATACAATCCTGCTTACAGATTCTCCTGTAAGTTGCATTTCCGAACCCAGCTCATCCTACAAAGCAGCCAAAGAATGTACAAGCATGCATTTTCAAACAGATCTACAGTACACAGATTAAGCTGCCCTACCCCCAACTCATGCAATCACactccttaaaaaacaaaatgcccCATACCCCAGCTTTTGGGAAGTTACATAATTCAAACCTGACCCAACTCCAACTGCAATCAGTAACAGAATTCCCCTACTTGCTTCATTAGAACTGATCGATCCTAACacaaaaagacagcagaagatATGTCTGGATAGACTGTATGAAAGGAAAATCAGCAGTGGTTGACCAGAACAGACCGCAGGCCTCATCTGTGCAATGCTGCCAGGGGTCTCCACACTACCGTCAgacaactgaaaagaaagtggCAAATTGGcagtaaaaagagaaataaaacactacAAATAGAGATCAGACTGtcgagaaaaaaataagaaagagatACTGGCATACTGTTTAGCACTATTAATATTtatacagaaaacagcacactCCTAACCAAGCAGCACCACCATCATCACTAAGGGCAAAGGCAACACACAACAGTTCCTAAAAAGCAACCAACCATACAACATTCAAAGGAGAACATAATTTCTCTTAAGAAAGAACTATTTCCTACAACACAGGGAACTATTAAGTGGAAAATACGGAACATTAGGatagcagaaagaaattaaaagggggggggaggggtgcCAAGACAGAATGATAATACAAGGCATTAGAATTACTTCGCATTATACAAAGACCAGCAGGGCCTGGGAAAGAAGTGTGGAAAAACATGACTAAAAACAGGAGCTGAAAAACAATCACAGAGGTTGTAATGGTCCCACGTCCAGCTacactgagaaaaacaagaaaggcagCACAAGCACCGTGCAGGCAAGGCAGCATGCGTGCCGCTGCTTTGTGACTAAACCACACACCTTCCCCTACACTGCATCAAAACAAACTGCTGTACCGACAGGTAACTGCCACCTAGAAATGCAGACTTTATCTACAGCACCTCCAAAGCGCCAGATGAAAGCAAATGCTACCAACAGCAGTAATATTAGCAGATATTCACTTGCACTACTCTTTTCAGAGTAACGCTATCATATGTTTGTTTATTAACACCAAAACAACCGATAAAGGAACACAGCTACGTGAGACTGTTTTCCTCAAAGAACATCTCAGTATGATCTAGGACAAATTAACATCACTTTCAGTCAGAAGAGTTTGCCCTCTtattaaacaaaacagcttACCTCTGAAACAGTCTAAAGATGCACATCACCGATTCAAAAATAAGAGCAAACATTCGTGTAAAAGAGGCACGAGGTGCTGTGCTGATGCCTTTAACTTCAGAAGCAATTAACAATTGTATTATACTTTATACTTTATAAAGTATACCTTATACTTTGAAAGTCAACTTTCCAAATCCTAACCCATGCAGTCTGTCTGCGTGTCAAAGAATGGACAGATGcagctcctttctgctgctcacagcctttTTATTCCATAAATGAACTTACTGATCTCATCAGGTTACAATGATGCTAATTCAAAACTCCTGTCTGCAAAGAGACTATCAGGATTGGGAAGGTTTACCTTTCACCCTCACTCATTGGCCAGGACACTGCCAACAAAAGTACGGAAGAACTCCGCTTCAATTACAGCACCTttcggaaaaaaaaaaggtcagatCAAAAGTCACAGGGacttgagaaaagaaagggaagagaatatccttctattaaaaaaaaaaaaaaaaaaaaaaaaaaaaaaagagggatcCTGAAGGTTATCCCATGCACTAGGGCCAGGAAAGCTGAATGCCCTCACAAACAGACTTTCCTTCCTGTTGTCAGGTCACAGGAATTTAAGTAtgttcctctcctcttcccaggCAGAAGTGAGGGCTCACTACACACTGCCTGCGAGGAACAAAGCCTTCTGCCTTCATTCAGCTCTTGGGTATCCACTGAAATGCACTGTTTGAACACCAAATACgagcaggaaaaaggaaaagtttggTGGTAGAAACGGAGTGTGCaaataaacagaggaaaaacagtttaCAGAAAGGGGAGGAAGAGCATATAAAAGACCGAGATTCACGCTACTGCATAGaatcagagcaggaaaaaaaaatcttcaatcTGTCATTTTAAACGCTAGATGAAAGGAGCACTACACAGTGAGAAGCACgttctgttttgcttaagcTGCCGAGTCCCAAATGCCCCTTCGGGTCCTGCACGTGAAACGCCCTTCCGAAGCACTTTCACTTCACTCCGTATTTTTCCGCTCAGACTTCAAGCCTTCAAAACCGAACGCACCACGAAGCACCCGAAAGCGCCGCGGAACAAGCAGCCGTCCCACCATCCCAGCTTCCAAACCAACGCCTACCGGTAAAACAACCGCGGTTTGCCTCGGGGCTTCTGAGGAGGAACACAGAAGGCTCCAAGAAGGATCCGAGCACCGCGCCACCTTCCAGCCGCCGAGCTGAGGCCGTTCCTCGCTAGCGGAACTACCGCAGCGCCGCCGCGTCCTCCGCGAAGCGCCGTGCGGCGTCACCGAGCCCAGCAACGGGGCCGCGCGACACGGCGGCCCGCGCCCGCCACTGAAACCCGAAGGCCGCAAGAAGCGCTGTACCCCGCCTCTCGAAGTCCCGAGACCGCGCGGGCCGACGGCCCGGAGCACCGAGCGGAGGCCGAAGGAACGGCCGCGAGGAAGCGAGGGCGGGCGGAGCACGAGGAGCCGCGGGAGGGCGGCCGGCGGGAGGCTGGGGGGTTCGGCGGGCAGCGCCCCGagagcggcgcggcggggctCGTGGTCCCGGGCCGCGAGATCCTGCGGGCCGCGAGCGACGCCAACCGAGAGCCCAGCCGGCCGCCCCcggaaggagaggaggaaccGGGGAGGGGAGCGGAGCAGCAGCGGGAGGACGGGCGGGGGGACGGGCGCCGCGGCCCCACTCACCGGGCCGGTCCCTGGAGCGGAGGCGGCAGCAGGAACCAGGCATTCAAAATGGCGGCGGATCGGCCTCAGCACCGATACCGCAGGCGGAGGGATCCGCGCGCCGGACCGCTCCTCTCGACCTCCCGGCCTTTGCCGGCGTCGGTTCCGAAAAACGGTCAGGCAGCCCCAGCCGCGGGGGCACCAAGCGAGCGTGAGACTAGCGGCGGCGAGGCAGAAAAGGCCCCGCGCACTATTTTTCCCGGCGGAAGCACACACGGCGTCGGCTCTCGAAGAGCAGCGCGAGCCCCGTGGCAGTCGCTGATGACGTCAGGCGCGGGGCGGTCCCGCGGAGCGCTGCCCCGTGGCGCGGCCCTGTGGGCGGCGCGGCGGAAAGGAGGCGGTGGCCCCGGGGCGGGGCTTCGGGCGGGCGCTGCCGCAGAGTGGAATGCTTGGAAGGTGCGAACTTCACGTACGGGCGGATCGTTCTGAGAGGACGGGACGCGGCGGGACCCGCGTACGCCCTCCTTATGGTGGCGGTCACGTTAAGAGCACGCTCCAGCATTGCCGATGTACCGCGGGTAAATCGCTGTGCCGCCCGTTCTGCCAACAGGAGGGGCCGCGCGACAGCCGAACGTCCCGGGTCGTTTTTGTTTAACGGTTTCggggagaaggaaataaagtgcAACGACTGCACAGCGCGcgccgggggctgcggggagcggAGCGCTGCGGAGCCGGAGGGGCTCAGCGCACGGCAACGAGAGGGGGATGTCGGGGGACGCTGAGCTCGGCCCGGCTCTCCCCCACACAGCCTCGGACCTTTTGTCGCCACAAAGATCAATGAACGCCACGAAACGAAGAATGGGAGCCGAGGCAGCACCGGAAGCGGCACCCGCCGGAGCGCGGGGCGAGAAAGGGCCGGGGGGACAGCGACGAATCCCGGAACGGCGATCGGCGCGCGAACCACCCCGGGCCGCCGCCGAACCGCCCACACCGGGGTCGGCCGCGCTCCCGGGACGGTGTTTCTCCTCCGAACCGGCGCCTCACCCGCCCCCGGGCCGCCCGGAGCCGGCCGCGCTCTCTCCCGGCGGCGGTCCGCCCTCGTTCTCTCGGTCGGCACCCTGTGCTCGCCTCCTGTCACCGCGGCAACCGGCGCTACGGGCGCCCCTCGGCGTCACCGCCACTCCCTCCGGCGGCCCATGAGGCGCTTCCGGCGCGCGGGGCCGTGACGTCATCACTGCGCGCGGCGGCGCGGGGAGGGGCCGGGCCGGAGGCGGCCGCGGGCGGCGGTGGGGCCGATGGGGGTCGCGGAGGAGGAGCCGGGCGATGGCGGGTGAGCCGCGGGCCGCGGCGGGCGCCGGGCGGGCCTGCGGAGGTGGGGCGTGGCTGCGACGCCTCGAGCgcggccgggcggggcggggcggggcgcggctGGGCTCGGGCGCCCTCTGTCCCCGGGGCCGGAGCTCCGGAGCGGGGCGGGGTTCGGCCCGACCCGGCCGGGCCCGGCGGTTCTCGCTGTCTCGGCGCGAGGCTCGTTCCGTGCTGGCGGCTCGGTTCCGGGTTCGGCGTCGGGTCCGGGGCTTACAGCTCCCTCTGTTCCCGGTGCAGGTGAGGCGGCGGCCGGCGGCGGGGATCCGGGAGCCGGCGTGCGGCAGCCCCTTCGGGTGCCCCCATGAACGAGCGTCGTGGCCGGGGCTGCCGGGACACCGTGGGGCACCATGAGAGCGGGCCACGAGCGGAGCCAGGAGTGCCTCCCGCCAAAGAAGCGGGACCTTCCCGCCGCCAGCGCCGGCCCGGAGGCGGGACGGGCGGGGGGTGCCCAGGCTTCGACTGAGGGCCCCGAGTGGGCCCGGACAGTCGGGTCGAGCGCTGTGGCCCTACGCTATGGCCCCGGGGAGGCGGCGGAGGCGGTAGCGGGGCTGACGGTGGACCAGTACGGGATGCTCTATAAAGTGGCAATGCCGCCTGCCACCTTCTCCCCCACGGGCCTGCATCCCGTGGTGAATGTGAGCCCCCTGACCTCCACCTTCAATGTGACCTCGCCAATAATCCAGCACCCGGGGGTGCCGTACCCTCCCATCCATTATGCGCAGATCCCTCCGACGTCCTTGCAGTTCATCGGCTCGCACTACACGGTGCCCTATGCTGTCCCTCCTGGCTTCCTGCCTAGTCCTCTCCTGTCTCCTTCTAGCAACCTCACCGCCTCTCACATCCCCCACTTTGTGCCATATGCCTCTCTCTTCACCGAAGAAGCTGCTCCTTCCCCCCAGACTACCTCTCCTACCCACAGCTTCAACAAATCTGCTTCTGCAGTCTCTCCTGGCCAGATGCAGCACCATGCTGGGACCCAGCCACTAGATACTGCACCAGGTAGGATTCCTGTTTATTATCAGATGTCTCGCCTCCCACCTGGGTATTCAGGATATGAGACACCTGCAGCAGGTGGAAACCCAGATTCTTCTCAGCAAGACAGTCAGCTGAGTTCAGAGGTAGCTGCCGCCAATGGTGAACAGAGACATCTGGAGCACAATGTGGTGAGGAGGACCAGCGAGGCTGTGGATTCTGCCAGCAGTAAAGCTGAAGACTGTCTGCCAGGGTCTGCAGTGAGATGTGTTGTTGATGGACAGTTTCTTTCAGGTTACCAGACGTtcagaacagaggtttctgtgCCAGCACATAGAAGCACGCCAGACGCTGATCTGGAGGTTCAGAGGGTGGTGGGAGTGTTGACCTCTCAGGATTATCATGTTCTGGCAGCCCAGAGGAAAGATGACCTGAGCCCTTTAAACCTTTGCCATAATATCCCTGATCAGCAGGGGGAGTCGAAGGACATTTTGAGGAACACAGTGGAAAGGGGTGCTGCTGAGAAGAGCCAGTGCAGGAGTCCATACGTTGTGTCCCCTGAAGAGACGGTTAGACAAAGACAGTTAACCAAAGGAATGGTGATAGCTAACGGCAAGCCAGTCCTGGTTCCAGCTGGCTCTGAGCCCATCAGGTCTTCCATTTCAGAAGCCCTGGTGAGGCAGAGCCCAATTGTACAGGCTCAAGGAGGCATGCTTGAAAAGGACCTGGCCCAGTTGCAGCCATCCGGCTCCTCTCGCTTGCCTTCTCACTTCATGAAAGGAGCCATCATCCAGCTGGCTACTGGAGAGCTGAAGCGGGTGGAAGACTTGCAGACTCAAGACTTTGTTCGCAGCGCAGAGGTGAGCGGAGGCCTGAAGATTGACTCGAGCACTGTGGTGGATATTCAGGACAGCCAGTGGCCTGGGCTTGTCACACTGCATTTTGTGGTTGGGGAGCAACAAAGTAAAGTAAGCATTGATGTGCCCCCAGAGCATCCCTTCTTTGTGTATGGCCAGGGCTGGTCCTCCTGTAGCCCGGGGCGGACTGCTCAACTCTTTGCTTTGACCTGTCACAGGCTGCAGGTGGGTGATGTCTGCATATCGATCAGTTTACAGAGCATAAATGGCAACTCTGCTTCTCAGGCTAACTACCCTTTCACAGATCAGTTGATATCTACTAGTGAGAGATCTGAAATAACTGCTCAGGGGTCCAGAGAACCATctgacagagctgctgaaaggaagacgcaggcagaaagggaaaatgcagcTCAGAGCTCTAGCGAAGAATCTTCTCAGCCTGAGACTGGCAGTCAGCACAGCTGGACAGCCCCTGGCTTCCAAAGATACAGCGTGCAGGCAGAGGAGCCGCGTCACTCTCTGCTCCGTCCCTCTTTCATTCCCCAGGAGGTCAAGCTGTCTATCGAAGGGCGTTCTAATGCAGGGAAATGATCCCTTTATGGTTGTGAGCTAGAGCATCCCCTGTGGGTGAGCCTTGCCTACATCGGGTGGAGAAATTGCACAGACTTTGTGACAGGTTCACCAGCAAGACTGCTTTCTGCCCCGCAGGACTGGATTTATTCCGGTTCAGTGGCTGACCAGTTCCTCTTGGAGAGTACGAGGGGGCTCCAGTGCCTCAGGAAGCAGCAACAGGCCAGCTGGGGTAGAGAACAGGGATGTGCTCATGAGCTTGCAATGAGAGCATCCAGAGGCTGGGCTTTCTTGCACCTCTCTGAATAACTGATTCCCTGCAGGGCAGGGTCTAAGCATTCAGGGAAGGTAGAGAGATGGGAAAGGCAGACATGGCTTAAGGTAGCAGATAAAATTGCTGAAGATTTTATTCCTCCTTTCTCTTGATGGGGAGAGATGGGTCTCCTTTGGAGTTTAGGGGGCTCTACTCCCACTATCCCCTTTCTTCACACATGCACTTTAAAAGGACCGTTCACCAATGGAGCTCTTGAGGGCAGGACACAGATGCTTCTCTGATGGTTCTGTTTAACGTCTCTTCCACTGAATTCAACTGCTCTTTTTGCAAAGAATGTACAGAGATTTccacaaatcacagaaatcaAGAGGAAGGACCAAAAGGATAGATTTGGGTGCAGGTGGATAGAGAACATGAGCACTTGAGATGGGACACAGAATGGGAGACTTCAGTTTCCtgatatgaaatatttttattgtcacCAAAATTATTTAAGTATTTGTCACCAAATCTAATCTTCCTTCCTGTGTTAAtaaccttaaaaacaaaaacctcttgGGTGTAAGGCTTTTATGCTTAGTCTACAGGTGAATGGGgttaggttttttttatgttgttcttgttttcgGAAAGCTAGAGTAAAACATATTTAGCATTCTCAAATGAAAATGCATCCTTCTACTGTAAGAAGACCGAGACCATTGTGTGATTAAATCAGAAGCAGAACTTTACAGATGGCTAGTTCTTCCCTGCAGGCAGTCTTCTGAATAAACTGTAGACAACGGACGAGTGTTTCTGCATGTGCAGGCAAAGTAGAGATCTGCTAGGGACTCTAAAAATACCACCGCGTCGTAAGGCGTATTtgggtgtttttctgtttgttgttctgATGCTGTGGAACTCAGAACAGTCTTTTTCACAGTGAGATTTAACAGAAGTGTTTATTAATACTTTGTCATGGTAATGACACTCCGTTCAGGTGAAGGCTCCTGTAATTACACTAATTTAACCTCTCTGGTGCTGTGATATGACACCGGCTGTAACTGCTTACATAGAATTAGAAAGTCACTATTTTGTTGAGAATAAGAGTCTTCACCGGCTTAGCTCGGGTTTAAGTATTCCTTGTAATACGGTGCCCACGGCTGTGTTAGGTCCGGCTTTTGAGGGTTTCTTTCAGCGTGTGGATCCCTGGAGAGCTGCTCCGGATGTTAGAGTACCATTTTCTGTCTCCCTGTTCTCATCGTGCTGAAGGTTCCTGCCAGGCGTGCTGATGGCAGTGCGCTGCTCCTCTCACCATCTTTCCGCTCAGCTCGCTTGCAGTGTTGGTCCAAATTCCGTCCAGAAAGGTGTCCTCTAAACATCTGGCTTCGGTTGGCTGCATGACGAGAATGTTCTGCACAGGTGCTAGGCAAGCTAGAGAGTCTCCTGAATGGTTCTTCCACAAGTGTGTTTTCCTAGTACATTGCTAGCCGTTTCTATTGCCTTTGAAATGCCTGCATgaggaaaacaatttattttcaggcCTTAGTTGAGATATGCTCTGTTCACGCCTTCAGTGTTTGTGCCTCACAGGGTTTCTCCAGAGTGAGGATGCTGCCTGTGTCACGCGTAGCTTTCCCCCAATGACACACAGCTCGTGATCTCATCAGCTGCATT from Lagopus muta isolate bLagMut1 chromosome 12, bLagMut1 primary, whole genome shotgun sequence includes the following:
- the ATXN1L gene encoding ataxin-1-like, with protein sequence MRAGHERSQECLPPKKRDLPAASAGPEAGRAGGAQASTEGPEWARTVGSSAVALRYGPGEAAEAVAGLTVDQYGMLYKVAMPPATFSPTGLHPVVNVSPLTSTFNVTSPIIQHPGVPYPPIHYAQIPPTSLQFIGSHYTVPYAVPPGFLPSPLLSPSSNLTASHIPHFVPYASLFTEEAAPSPQTTSPTHSFNKSASAVSPGQMQHHAGTQPLDTAPGRIPVYYQMSRLPPGYSGYETPAAGGNPDSSQQDSQLSSEVAAANGEQRHLEHNVVRRTSEAVDSASSKAEDCLPGSAVRCVVDGQFLSGYQTFRTEVSVPAHRSTPDADLEVQRVVGVLTSQDYHVLAAQRKDDLSPLNLCHNIPDQQGESKDILRNTVERGAAEKSQCRSPYVVSPEETVRQRQLTKGMVIANGKPVLVPAGSEPIRSSISEALVRQSPIVQAQGGMLEKDLAQLQPSGSSRLPSHFMKGAIIQLATGELKRVEDLQTQDFVRSAEVSGGLKIDSSTVVDIQDSQWPGLVTLHFVVGEQQSKVSIDVPPEHPFFVYGQGWSSCSPGRTAQLFALTCHRLQVGDVCISISLQSINGNSASQANYPFTDQLISTSERSEITAQGSREPSDRAAERKTQAERENAAQSSSEESSQPETGSQHSWTAPGFQRYSVQAEEPRHSLLRPSFIPQEVKLSIEGRSNAGK